In a genomic window of Agarivorans albus:
- a CDS encoding sulfite exporter TauE/SafE family protein, whose protein sequence is MITLLACLLVLSGAFVQYTIGFGLAVIAAPLLFQLSPVYVPGPMVVVALVVASLSAIEYRHSIAFGGLKAAIIGRIPGSVAGGLLLLWADLASLSFWLGLSVIIAVAISLFPIRIAPTPRRMAIAGFISGFMGTSSSIGGPPMALLLQHQQASYLRANLSAFFVASCFMSLIVQTSVGFMSLTHLSATLPLIPAALLGAFLGRRYGKRFPQQWIRTFSLSLCAISGGSAMLSYFLMS, encoded by the coding sequence GTGATTACACTGTTAGCCTGTTTACTGGTGTTAAGCGGTGCATTTGTGCAATACACCATAGGTTTTGGTCTAGCGGTAATTGCTGCGCCATTATTGTTCCAGCTCTCCCCTGTTTATGTACCAGGTCCCATGGTTGTGGTTGCGCTGGTAGTAGCAAGCTTAAGTGCCATTGAATACCGACACAGCATCGCATTTGGTGGCTTAAAAGCGGCGATTATCGGCCGCATCCCTGGCTCTGTTGCAGGCGGACTTTTATTGCTGTGGGCCGACCTAGCAAGTTTGTCTTTTTGGTTAGGTTTGTCGGTAATTATCGCCGTAGCCATTAGCTTGTTTCCTATTCGTATCGCTCCCACACCTAGGCGCATGGCAATAGCCGGATTCATTTCTGGTTTTATGGGAACGAGCAGCTCAATTGGCGGACCACCAATGGCCTTGCTATTACAACATCAGCAAGCCAGCTATTTACGAGCAAATCTGTCGGCTTTTTTTGTTGCTAGCTGCTTTATGTCGCTCATCGTGCAAACGTCGGTAGGATTTATGTCGCTAACGCATTTATCTGCGACTCTGCCTTTAATTCCTGCTGCGCTCTTAGGGGCTTTTCTGGGGCGACGCTACGGCAAACGCTTTCCACAGCAATGGATTCGTACATTTTCTTTAAGTTTATGTGCCATTTCTGGTGGTAGCGCCATGCTAAGTTATTTTTTAATGTCTTAG
- a CDS encoding Gfo/Idh/MocA family oxidoreductase yields MLNVGIIGFGLSGRVFHGPLISAHQQLNVFAIASSRKQEIADAYPKALCLDSDTLINHPNIDIVVIASPNSLHAEQAEQAMLAGKHVIVEKPLAITSEQCLQLQQIADQTGKCLSVFHNRRWDSDFLTISQLLASQNLGRIHSYSAHFHRYRPVVKQRWKELDPQGGGVLYDLGAHLIDQVLSLFGKPDKLWAHLDTQRDGAVTPDSFDLQLIYPDKKVQLSCNSLMVEPGPRFQLHGSKGSYAKWGMDPQEQQLAAGLSANAAIFGQDNNRSEIHLAGQALLHKSLIKGNYLAFYDNFVNAVTKGEPLAVSAQQASEVIALIELATLSHQQQTICSLN; encoded by the coding sequence ATGTTAAACGTTGGTATTATTGGATTTGGTTTATCTGGTCGAGTATTTCACGGCCCGCTGATTAGCGCCCATCAGCAGCTGAACGTTTTTGCCATTGCAAGCTCTCGCAAGCAAGAGATTGCCGACGCTTACCCCAAAGCATTATGTTTGGACAGCGATACACTGATCAATCACCCCAACATTGATATTGTCGTTATCGCCAGCCCCAACTCGCTGCATGCAGAGCAAGCCGAACAAGCCATGCTAGCCGGCAAACATGTAATCGTTGAAAAACCCTTGGCCATAACCAGCGAACAATGTCTGCAACTGCAACAAATTGCAGACCAAACCGGTAAGTGTTTAAGTGTGTTTCATAATCGCCGCTGGGATAGTGACTTTTTAACTATCTCTCAGCTGCTTGCTAGCCAAAATCTTGGTCGTATTCATAGTTATTCCGCCCATTTTCACCGCTATCGCCCGGTAGTGAAACAACGCTGGAAGGAGCTCGACCCTCAAGGCGGTGGAGTGCTCTACGATTTGGGCGCTCACCTTATCGACCAAGTACTTAGCTTATTTGGTAAGCCAGACAAACTATGGGCTCATCTGGATACTCAGCGTGACGGGGCGGTAACACCTGACAGCTTTGACCTACAGCTGATTTATCCGGACAAAAAAGTACAGCTTAGCTGTAATTCCTTAATGGTTGAGCCGGGCCCTCGCTTTCAGCTACATGGTAGTAAAGGCTCCTACGCTAAATGGGGCATGGATCCTCAAGAGCAACAACTTGCAGCGGGCTTGTCGGCAAATGCAGCGATATTTGGCCAAGACAATAATCGCAGCGAAATTCACTTAGCAGGCCAAGCCTTGTTGCATAAGTCATTAATTAAAGGTAATTATTTGGCATTTTATGATAACTTTGTAAATGCAGTGACTAAGGGTGAACCACTTGCTGTAAGTGCTCAACAAGCCAGCGAAGTAATTGCCTTAATCGAACTAGCTACTCTTAGCCACCAGCAACAAACGATATGTTCGCTTAATTAG
- a CDS encoding TetR/AcrR family transcriptional regulator, with protein MTLSQKKRAQIINAAIAEFKASGYAATSMDRVAQTAQVSKRTVYNHFPSKQALFIGIVSMMLDLISAATKMGYSSQLSLAEQLQQLAQKELRLFADPEFIDLARLVIAEAIHMPEQMVATMQHMATLENSINYWFECAIKDGRIQSENPSLVSSQFLSMLKGRCFWPQIINRMPMPSADEQAELVESCIAMFLSYYQPKP; from the coding sequence ATGACTCTTAGCCAAAAAAAACGCGCTCAAATAATCAATGCAGCTATCGCTGAATTTAAGGCTAGTGGCTATGCCGCCACCAGCATGGATCGCGTTGCTCAAACGGCTCAAGTAAGTAAACGCACTGTTTATAACCACTTTCCCAGTAAACAGGCTTTGTTTATTGGCATTGTTAGCATGATGCTAGATTTGATTTCTGCAGCCACTAAAATGGGCTATTCCAGTCAACTGAGTTTGGCAGAACAACTGCAGCAACTGGCGCAAAAAGAATTAAGGTTATTTGCCGATCCCGAGTTTATCGACCTTGCTCGATTAGTGATTGCTGAAGCGATTCATATGCCAGAGCAAATGGTTGCAACCATGCAACATATGGCTACCTTAGAAAACAGCATCAATTATTGGTTTGAATGTGCCATTAAAGACGGACGCATCCAAAGTGAAAACCCTAGCTTGGTAAGTAGTCAGTTTTTGTCCATGTTAAAAGGCCGCTGTTTTTGGCCACAAATTATCAACCGCATGCCAATGCCAAGCGCTGACGAACAAGCAGAACTTGTAGAAAGCTGCATTGCCATGTTCTTAAGTTATTACCAGCCTAAGCCATAA